The genomic DNA CCTTCGCCGGAAGACAGGTTCGGTTCAAACAAATCGTGGGTCGTTCGAGGCAGGGAGTGTGTATGATGATCTCTACCGCGCGTCCGGAGGAGCTGGTCCCGACTGCCTGCGGTGTCCCCTGCGTCAGGCGCGCCATTCACATATTGGTCTCCCCCAACGGTGGTGTAACATTGCAGATTTGACAAAACCTGCTGTTGAGCTGGATCCGCCCCGAACAGCTGGGTGCAAACAGCTGCAGGGGTTGCGCTCGCCTGTGGTTTGTTCTACGTCCCAACCGGAGCGTACAGTAGGTATCTCCTGCCGTTTCCCGCTTTCACACTCACGTCTAGAGAGTGTCTCTGTGTAGATCATATCAATGCACACGATTGCGTCACAACGCCAGTACGCTAATGCGTCACGTTCTAGGCCGCGGGACGgtgacggcgacgcagcacGCCACTGCGTTAGCCTCGCTCACTCCGATGCTGGCCGCATTGGCAGCAGTTGTTGTACCTCGTCAGACACCCCAGATGCCAGTTCAGTGATGTTTCCGAGACACAAAGGCACGCAAACAACTTGCTGAAGAGAATGATGCTACATTGCTCTCCAATGgtgaagaagcgcagagCCAGCCTTAGATCAGTCCTACACACACCGTCTAGGAATTTAATCGAGAGTGGGAGCGCATGTATGATATTTCGCAGGTTCTCCTGGTGCCGCATCCCCTTATTACTTTGCACCGCCTTTCACGGACGCGTACTacagatgtgtgtgtctgtactGCGCTCCTCCGTTGTCATGACCGATCCGATTTATACATGGGTATCTTTGTTTTATGAGCGACTCCCTGCGCTGTGGCTTCTTGGTGTCTTTGTGGCAGAGTGGCGTCGCCCGACTTTCCCGAGCATTCCTGCTCACGGCAGAAGATACGTTACCTCATCCCTATACCGACCTGTAGACCTACTTGCTGTGACACAGAACTTGACACAGCAAAAACGCCCAACGCAGGCGTACAGGGAGTGCAAAGCATGTGTACTaagcctttcccttcttATTGAATCCATTTCAGCTTCCTCTGTCGTGCTGCTCAAGAATGGAAAAGCAGAGTTCAAGGAGCCTGAGGACATGTTCGTCTTGAAGGATGTCCTTTATGTTGAACAATAGCTTAATATAGAGCATCACTCCGCGTTGACGTGCGAGCCTTGGCTCCTGCAAGCAGCGACAAAAGTAAGGGCTGACTTTTACACAAGGTTGGTGGGAAGCGCAGCGACTATTTTTATGAAAATGAACGTCCTACACGGGAACTGTGTCACTCCGTGGCGGTTCCAGAAAGCTTTCCACCCAGTGGAGTTACACTCCAGGAGGTAAGTTCGCAGCGACTGTCCACGTGTGAGTTGGTGATTCATCGAAGAGGGCCCTGTTGTGATCCTCTGGTGCACACCGGGGTCAAAACAACCGATGGCCGCAGCTTCACGTTGGCTCATCTTGTCGTATGTCTCCTGTCACGTTTGGGACTGCCGCTTGGCTGTATTCATCTGGCTCAGCAACGGTGGTGCCAGCGTGGTGATTGCCGTCAATCAACGAATCTTTATATTTCCAGCCTTATCACGACAGCAACGCTAATTCCTGACAGCTGATGCCCGTAGTGAGGGATCTCTCTGTTCGTCCCTAACTGTGTGACGTCCGATATCGACCGTGAAGGAACGAATCCACAGGGCGGAACAAAGTTCTACCGCTGTGAATCGTGTTTGCTTACATGAAAAtgcggcagacgcggcgTCAGCGGCAGGTGGATGCAGTGAGGAAGCCAATGGTCTGTACTGTCGTTGTCCTTTGGTGGACAAGAATCAAGAACGAGATACGCCAATTTGTTTGTGCATCAGACGGGGTTGAGCACCTCTTGGTGACTGGCGCACTGAAACAGAAGCCAAAAAGCGTGTCCCAGGGCTTGATCAGTAGAGGAAACTCTTCGTTTTAGACATCCAGACTGCCATCGCAGGTTTTCTTGACACGATGGAAAGTTGCCTAGAAGAAAATTGCATTAACTAGAGGACCGATGGTGCATGGCTTGTTCATTTCCGACTTTGCCCCAAGCCGAACCTCTTGCGCATGGAGAAACAATTTCTAGTTGAAACGAGAATGCGGTGTCCCACAACAAAGCTGCAACATCACGTTACAGTTCTGAAACCCAATGGTGGTGGGGGAGCACTACAgtcagaaaggagaaaaagtgGACCACACTCAACACGCAGTCCCTGAAATGCGAAGAGCATGTGCGCAACCGTTGAACATGAAAGGGGCAAACCCAGATACTGACTTCCAGCCAGCCCCCCTCAGTTCCATCCCAGTTCGGTTGCCGTTCCTCTACCAAACAAGTCGGAACGAATACGAACTAAAACAGAATCGACAGTACCCTGTGATGGCAACCTGCTAGTGGGCGGCAGCACCTGCAGGTTGCTGCTGTTCTGGAGGTATGACCTTGGCCAGTTTCGTGTTGATCTGGCTCCTCGCGCTACTTAGGTAGGATTCAACGTTCTGCGCTTCCGTCTGCACGTCTCGAAGTTTCTTGTTAATATCAGCAATAGAGAGTGCCTTTCCCGATACGTCGATCGTGACGGCGGCAGAAATAGAAGGTActttcttttcgtcgcgCGGGATGCCGTCCATGTGACCACGAATCGTGTCCAAGAGGTTCGTGGCCTTCCTCAGATGCTTGATCGCCCGGATCTGCACGTGTTCaacagaaaggcgaaaggtAGAGTGGCCACCATATTCGGAGTGGAACTCAGCGAGTACCAAGGACCAGACGGACGCAAGTCTACCACCTCGAACTGGGACACTTCCAGCGACGCAAGGACGAGACACAGTTACGGCGTCACCAGCGTGAAAACACAGTGGCTTTTAGTGAGGGAGTACTTGTGAAAACACAGTGGCTTTTCGTGAAGGAGTACTTGTGAAACACAGGGAAGCAGCAGTCCCGCATGTTCTGGGAAAGCATGGGCCCCAGAGCCTTGATCCATCTACTGCAGTGCGTGCACACGCGCGGTGGTCTGGGTCCACGCGTTCACGGTTGGTATTTTCTAGCCATTCGTGTTGGAAACGAGACAGCCCTCTccgaaggacagagaaaaaaacagagaatgTCCACTGCGGTTTACGTTCTGGAACTTCGCTCGGCACTGTTGCTCTGCAGTGCTTTCCAGAGAGCCACGACTGCAGCCGTCCCTTAAGATTAAGAAAACACAACATGTGATTCACTTACGCTCTGTTTCCACGCTAGATGCAAGAGCAGCGGGAAGTGAACTGCCGGATTGATCACCCCATGTAACAGGGCCTCCTTGTCCGCAGGAGACAATTTGTCCATAAATTTCTCCTCGTCGTGGTCTTCCTCCGGCTTGTGTGGAGGCGCTTGGGCCACAGGCGTCGTTATAGCCACAGGAAGTACCGGTTGTACAGCCGGTTCCTCATGGCTCTCGTGGTGCTTCGCTGCATGCTTGTGGTGTTCGCCATGTCCACCCTTTTTGTgccccttttttttctcttcgtcttcatcttcttcgtcgtcttcagGCTCCGACTGGAGCAACGAGAAAACCATGTTTGTTCTTGGTCGCACGGCGCGAGTTAGAGCAGCTGTGCGCTCCAAACCCGTTACCCTATTTAGAGGGTCCGAGTTACGCATAGACCCCCATGCGTGAACGATGCTTGGGAATAGTAGGATGGTGAGGGCTAGAGAAATGCTCAGCAAGTTCATCGTGGCTGCAAGGTGTATTTCCATGGAAGACACCGGATGTAGCTGGGCCCCGAGAACAACGGTGGCAGATCCAAGCCGCTGTGGATCGGTCGAAAAGGATCATCGAATCTCGAATCGTTTCATGCTGCCCGACCCAGTCCCACCGTTAGAAATCAGGGAAACATTATAACTCCTCACCACAAGTTCACATTTGCCTTGTCAATTATTGAGCCAGCTCGGCGGCGCGCCCCAGGTAACTCCGACCTCGTTCACTAGACAAAAATAGGGACCGAAAGGAACTGTGGTCCTATAAGGACAAAAGCAGTGGTATTTGTACCTTTACTCCAATCGAACTGTGGCAGAAAACGGGCCTCCTTTGACTGTTCAGGAGCACTTTTTGCTTCGGTTACACCTTGGGAACACTCACGACGAGAGAAACTCTCAAGCTCAAATGTAGAAACGTTCCGCGTCACGTcaagacacggagacgcagcaTGTTTCGGCCTAGCGCCGCTAGGACTCGCCAGTTCCGCAGTGACTCGCGTTTGTTAAAGCCAGCAATTATATTTGAGGGCCACAAAAAAACATGCAAATTCATCACCGCAGTtcgggggaaaacggaatATTCCCCTGTCATGTCATGTCACTCCGCTAGCCCGCGTGGCGTCGACGGTCCCCACGGCCGCTCGCTTGCTCCAACCACGGCGGCCCTGCTAGATCCGAGAGAAACGTCAGCGCAGCTGTTGCCAGGACAGAGCGCTCGATTGTGGCTGTtcacacagaaacagacgctCGGCCCCAGCTTTTTGTGGACAGGTGGCAAAAAGGTTGCCAGCAAATGTGTACCTGCAGATTTTCGTTACGTCTCATGCTCGGACGACTCATGTGGCACTACGAATTGGCTGTACACTGTGACGCGCGCCCGGAAGACAAGCGCCGCCCTTGCGAAGAAGTGTTTCCGCGTtaagaagggagagaacccTTGCAGATGATGTTGCCACCGCCTGCGTACTAAAGTTGTGTCGCACACCAAAGTAAGCTGCAGTGTGCGGCAGCTGGTCTCCGACACAGACACGAACCTGCTGTCCAAATACAGCGGTTTTTCGTGCGGGAAAATCAACGCAAATGAAAGGCTGCCGCAAACTTCCGCCTCTCGAGTCTCTTGTACAGACGTGTTTCGCCAAATAAACATGCCCCAAACCACCGCGCACGACATCCTGGTTGCCTACTGGAATCCGATCTGTGGATCTGCGGAGTTCTGTAACATGGAGGAGCAATAACCAGTGGGTACTGGGCGGCTTCGCGGAGGCCAGAATTGGGTCAGAATTTAGACCTCTGCTAAATTATAAAAATCCAGTTTCGTAGAAAAGCGTTTAAGCAGTCCCGGTGACCGTGTGTCAGGAATCCTGTAGGAGGCGACCGCGAGCTAATGGCCGGCACGACGTGGTTACAACTGGAGAGAAGCATCATAACTACTTGTAAATAGAGGATTTGCTCGAATACAGGTATACTTGTGACTAGTTCCCTAGAGGGGTTTTGTGTGGCCTCTCCGCTGACACTGTTGGAGTGTGCGTCTATCAACTACTCTCTTccagacgagaaaacgcccaGTTGCTCAACGGGATGTGGTAGATGCTGGCAACAATGATGACTATTGCTGACAAAAGATATAAAATACCGCAACTGCCCGGCTTTCTAGCTTCCGCAACACGTCGACAGCTGCTGATACACTTCATATGCGCTTGTTGATTTGCTGCAAAAGCATTCGGGAAGGTGGACAGCCTGTGCATCCGAGTTCGCAATCTCATCAGAGCAGCGGGTGGTAAACGGCCGCTCCCTGATGCGGACCTAAAAGAAATCTGTGTGGCTTCGTGTACGTGAACTTGCCCCGCTGATGCATCTGTGAGGCGCGACGATCTGCGCGGAGGTTCTTCTCAGCAGTAGACTTCGCCGCATTCCAGTTGACCAGGTTCTCTTGTTAAGATATTGGAATCGATCCACAAGAACGAGATGCCAAGCGGGGATCTGCGACTGCGACACTGTgtgaacagagaggcggcctCGTCTTATGTAATTACAGAGGGGCTGATGTAATAGTTGTATGTTTCTTTGTCACATATTGCACGTGCACATGACGGAGTTCCTGAGGCCCTCGATTGTACTTCCTTGGCATGTGGTTCCGCTTGTTCCGTGTAGCGAAAGCCATAGGGCCTTCCATTCAGGCCCCATCCTAGACGGGAGACCCAAGATAACGTACCCATCGGACATCGAAAGAATCACCATTGTTACCAATTAGAAGCTGATCCGCTGAGACTGGGGTAGTTGGTCCACATGAAGCAGAACGAACACACAACTAGATGTCTTCACTGCAGCAGGAAGTGGAGCGCCGGGGCTTCGAGCGAACCCCGTCTGAGCACTTGGAGCTAGGTACAAAGTGCATATTTTTTTAGCCCTACACTTACCAAATAAGCTCGGCCATTGCCATCTGGGACCGGCGCAGTGCTACAGGCAGACGGCATCACGCTGAAACTTGGAACAAGGCCCGCGCTCAGAGGGAATAgcccgcatgcacgcatcAACTGAACGACAAGACCGCCAGGGCACTCTACGATAGCGGCACGGAGTGAATTCACGGTTTGTGACACAAAATAAAAAATATTCTTCAagctccttcctctccattcCTGCATCGTCCTTTTGACAGATGCAAAAGCTGGGCGAACTGTCCATATGACACAAAAACTTCGCAAGTGGGGAGGAATATTGTCGTGGGCCTCTTTCCCTCTACGCATGCGTGGAAGCAGTCGCTTCCTATTGAGCAAGAGAAACCCACGGAGTTTCGACGAATCGGAATAAGTGAGaagcttcttctcttgttATTCTTTTTCGATACCAAGTCCTCGCTTTGGATCGAAGACTAATGCTGTTTTTTGCTCCTGGTGAGGGAGCCTTCCTCACCAGCAGCGCATCAGTGACGGAGTGATACTGAGAACGGGATCCCCGTTGGGGGACGCTGTTGGTTCTTACGGTATTTCCCCAGAAAACctgcttcgttctcttcaGTTCAAGGCGGGAAGTTGCACAAAGACAAAACCGGCcaggtgtcgagacaccgtAGTAAACGAACGTGCACAAGTGGCTCCTCCGTAGCAGTTGCGGTGTTGCCACGCCACTCCACGACTGCCTGGTGGGCTGCACTTTTCCCTAAATTACCAGCTCACGGCGCTCAGCTGAGGGCGTCTCTGTTTGGCTTTTGGTGTTACCTCACGcggctcttcttcatcgGTCACCATGCTGCCGCTTCCAGGACAGACGAGTCTGTTGGCTAACACTGGGGAAGAGCGATTGAAGCGAACGTTGTATGTCGGAGGCTTGGCAGAAGAGGTCGAGGAGGAGGTCCTTCGCGCGGCGTTTTTACCCTTCGGCGACATTAAACAGCTCGAAATTCCAAAGGACAAAACAACAGGTCAGATCGGTTCAACGCCTTCCAGGACGGCAATCCCCCTGTCCGACACGGAAGCACAACTTGCGCGGAAAAATGCGTATCGTAGTGTTTTCACTTCTCGTGATCCAGCTGTATATTAGCGCTCGAATAACAAAATATCAGTGAAAAGCATACTGACGCTGAGTTACGTGGAGAACTGCGAAATTGACAACCCCTCCCAGAAACGGTTAATGGGCTCCCAGTTGTGCAGAGAAGCAGTCGCATGGTATTTAGGGGAATCCAGGATGACAGACACACAGTTACTCAGCTTCCTTGTTCCCAGTGCTTCAGGAGAATGCCCGCTGTTAACGAAAATGTTTCTGCGTGCTCGAGTGTGGATTATCGTCCATGGCCTTTGGAGATTTCAGTTTGATGACGACCTGTGCGTCGCAAGGTTCCGGTGTTTCTCATCAGAGAACAGTCGCCGAAAATGCATTGTGAGACGTCGGCTGGAAACAGGAACTCAAGTATTTTTGCGTGGTACCACAGGCCTGCATCGGGGCTTCGGGTTCATCGAgttcgaggaagaagacgatgccAAGGAAGCGATGGAAAACATGGACAACGCTGAGCTGTACGGGCGTACCCTTCGGGTCAACTTATCTAGATCTGGAGGTTTCGCCCCTGGTTCTCGCAACAAAGCGAGTAAGTCATCACCAATTCACATCTGATTCGCAGGACACAGTCGGTGCGCCACATGACGCAGATACACGACCGCAGTGCCGTTTCGGATTTTTTCTCAGCGTTCAGGCCGCGCTAGCTAGGTCCCGGATTCTCTGCTTgtcagagagaggggcgtTGCCCCAAGAGGGAAGCCCAGCCAGTTTTTCACGCACCGGATGCCGCAAGTCGCGCGTACAAAACAAGTGGCAAAGGCTGGTGGGGCAAACCTATGGGAATTTCCCAGCATAAAACGCACAGACGCCTACAACAGGCGCTcgtttctgtgtgtctgtgtgtctgtgccgAAGTCTGGAGCGACGACTTTTTCTTTCGccaggagatgaagaagaaaggcatgGACATCAGTGAAGACATGGTAAGTTCCCTGATCCAAGTTGGGGCGTCCCTCCCGAAAGGTGCGCTCGCACCGTAGTGAagtttttgtctccgtcgcaCTCGACCAAGGCCCTCTTCGTGGCGTTGCGTAATTGGCCGTCATTGAGCGGGCGCCTCAACGAGTAGTTCTGTCGTTACGTCTACACGTACGGTTTTCGCAGGGCTTGGTGTGCGCACGCGTGTTTTTGTAACGGGGGGGGTCCATTCAGTGGTCCGGGTCTGAACGCGCCTGCTGGTGCCCGTCACTCATAGGCTTGATGCTATGCTGACAGCTGAGAAGTCTGTGTTCTCTCCATAGCTCAGAAGTTCAGAGGTTCGCATCGGGGGACACGGGCTGAGA from Neospora caninum Liverpool complete genome, chromosome VIII includes the following:
- a CDS encoding putative peptidyl-prolyl cis-trans isomerase E, with product MLPLPGQTSLLANTGEERLKRTLYVGGLAEEVEEEVLRAAFLPFGDIKQLEIPKDKTTGLHRGFGFIEFEEEDDAKEAMENMDNAELYGRTLRVNLSRSGGFAPGSRNKAIWSDDFFFRQEMKKKGMDISEDMGDAPEASAPEKQ